In Serratia marcescens subsp. marcescens ATCC 13880, a single genomic region encodes these proteins:
- a CDS encoding alkene reductase — MLFDSYSLNGLSLNNRIVMPPMTRSRAGAGDVATDMMAEYYAQRASAGLIVSEGTQISQQGQGYAWTPGIYTPEHIAGWKKVTDAVHQAGGKIFAQLWHVGRVSHTILQPDHAAPVSSSAIQADGVKVFVDVEGRGPEHGVGEMVQHSAPRALTREEIPAIVNDYAQAARNAIAAGFDGVELHGANGYLINQFIDSRENQRDDEYGGSLQNRLRFLREVAQAVADAIGKEKLGVRLAPLTTLMGSQDDTPEATYLAAASVLNDIGAAYIHIAEADWDDAPVMPAAFKESLRLIFRGTLIYSGKYTRERAEEALAKGWADLIGFGRPFIANPDLPHRLQHGLALNAPIKEKFFGGSREGYTDYPTIG; from the coding sequence ATGCTTTTTGACTCGTATTCTTTAAACGGTTTATCGCTGAACAATCGCATCGTCATGCCGCCCATGACCCGCTCTCGGGCCGGCGCCGGCGACGTCGCCACCGACATGATGGCTGAATATTATGCCCAGCGCGCCAGCGCCGGGCTGATCGTCAGCGAAGGCACGCAGATTAGCCAGCAAGGCCAGGGTTATGCCTGGACGCCCGGCATTTACACCCCGGAACACATCGCCGGTTGGAAAAAAGTCACCGACGCCGTACATCAGGCCGGCGGCAAGATCTTCGCGCAGCTTTGGCACGTCGGCCGCGTGTCGCATACCATTCTACAGCCTGACCACGCCGCGCCGGTCTCCTCCTCCGCCATCCAGGCCGACGGGGTCAAAGTGTTCGTGGATGTCGAAGGCCGCGGGCCGGAACATGGCGTGGGTGAAATGGTGCAACACTCCGCACCGCGCGCCTTAACCCGGGAAGAAATTCCGGCGATCGTCAATGACTACGCTCAGGCGGCCCGCAACGCCATCGCCGCCGGTTTCGACGGCGTAGAGCTGCACGGCGCGAATGGCTATCTGATCAATCAGTTTATCGACTCGCGGGAAAACCAGCGCGACGACGAATACGGCGGTTCACTGCAAAACCGCCTGCGTTTCCTGCGGGAAGTGGCGCAGGCGGTAGCGGACGCCATCGGCAAAGAGAAACTGGGCGTGCGCCTGGCGCCGCTGACCACCCTGATGGGCTCGCAGGACGATACCCCGGAAGCCACCTATCTGGCGGCGGCCAGCGTGCTGAACGATATCGGCGCCGCTTATATTCACATCGCCGAAGCGGACTGGGATGACGCCCCGGTAATGCCGGCGGCGTTCAAAGAATCGCTGCGTCTGATCTTCCGCGGCACGCTGATTTACTCGGGCAAATACACGCGTGAACGCGCTGAAGAAGCGCTGGCCAAAGGCTGGGCGGATCTGATCGGCTTCGGCCGCCCGTTCATCGCCAACCCGGATCTGCCTCACCGCCTGCAACACGGGCTGGCGCTGAATGCGCCCATCAAAGAGAAATTCTTCGGCGGCAGCCGGGAAGGCTACACCGATTATCCGACGATCGGTTAA
- a CDS encoding MFS transporter has product MKINFPLLALAVGAFGIGTTEFSPMGLLPTIAKGVDVSIPMAGMLISAYAVGVMVGAPLMTLLLSHRARRSALIFLMAIFTLGNVLSAVAPDYTTLMLSRIITSLNHGAFFGLGSVVAASVVPKEKQASAVATMFMGLTIANIGGVPAATWLGETIGWRMSFLATAGLGVIAMLGLWFSLPKGSAGARPDVKRELSVLVRPQVLSALLTTVLGAGAMFTLYTYISPVLQHITDATPLFVTSMLVLIGVGFSIGNYLGGKLADRSESATLKGFLLLLVVIMLVIPFLARSEIGAAVSMVIWGAATFAVVPPLQMRVMRVASEAPGLSSSVNIGAFNLGNALGAAAGGAVVSAGLGYSFVPVMGAIIAGLALLLVLFTHRQAEKVAYVNG; this is encoded by the coding sequence ATGAAAATTAACTTTCCCTTATTAGCCCTGGCGGTGGGGGCGTTCGGCATCGGCACGACCGAGTTTTCCCCGATGGGGTTGCTGCCGACCATCGCCAAAGGGGTGGACGTCTCCATCCCGATGGCCGGCATGTTGATCAGCGCCTACGCCGTCGGCGTGATGGTCGGCGCACCGCTGATGACGTTGCTGCTTTCTCACCGGGCACGCAGAAGCGCGCTGATCTTCCTGATGGCGATCTTTACCCTGGGTAACGTGCTGTCGGCCGTTGCGCCTGACTACACCACCCTGATGCTGTCGCGCATCATCACCAGCCTGAACCACGGCGCGTTCTTTGGCCTCGGCTCGGTGGTGGCCGCCAGCGTGGTGCCGAAGGAGAAACAGGCGAGCGCCGTGGCGACCATGTTTATGGGCCTGACCATCGCCAATATCGGCGGGGTGCCCGCCGCGACCTGGCTGGGTGAAACCATCGGCTGGCGCATGTCGTTCCTGGCGACGGCCGGGCTGGGCGTGATCGCCATGCTGGGGCTGTGGTTCTCGTTGCCGAAAGGCAGCGCCGGCGCGCGTCCGGATGTGAAACGCGAGCTGTCGGTATTGGTGCGCCCACAGGTGCTGTCCGCCTTGCTGACGACCGTGCTGGGCGCGGGCGCGATGTTCACGCTCTATACCTATATCTCGCCGGTGTTGCAGCACATCACCGATGCGACACCGCTGTTCGTGACGTCCATGCTGGTGTTGATCGGCGTCGGTTTCTCCATCGGCAACTACCTCGGCGGCAAGTTAGCCGACCGCTCCGAAAGCGCGACGCTAAAAGGCTTCTTGTTGCTGCTGGTGGTCATTATGCTGGTGATCCCGTTCCTGGCGCGCAGTGAAATCGGCGCCGCGGTCAGCATGGTGATTTGGGGCGCGGCGACCTTTGCCGTGGTGCCGCCGCTGCAGATGCGCGTGATGCGCGTCGCCAGTGAAGCGCCGGGGCTGTCGTCTTCGGTCAATATCGGCGCCTTTAACCTGGGCAATGCGCTGGGCGCCGCCGCCGGTGGCGCGGTAGTCTCCGCCGGGCTGGGATACAGCTTCGTGCCGGTGATGGGGGCGATTATTGCCGGATTGGCGCTGCTGCTGGTGCTGTTCACCCACCGTCAGGCCGAAAAAGTGGCCTACGTCAACGGTTAA